A part of Desulfobacterales bacterium genomic DNA contains:
- a CDS encoding transposase: protein KAAECLEKDREQLLTFYDFPAEHWRHIRTTNPIESTFATVRLRTDKVRGCFSAQTVITMAFKLCQCAQKRWIRLYHPQRLAEVIRGVQFVNGIEESRIAA from the coding sequence CCAAAGCGGCCGAATGTCTGGAAAAGGATCGTGAGCAGTTACTGACCTTTTACGACTTCCCAGCCGAGCATTGGAGGCATATTCGTACCACCAACCCGATCGAGTCGACATTTGCTACGGTCCGATTACGAACTGATAAAGTCCGAGGCTGCTTTTCAGCCCAGACGGTTATCACGATGGCATTTAAACTCTGCCAGTGTGCGCAGAAAAGATGGATTCGTCTCTACCATCCTCAACGCCTGGCGGAAGTAATCAGAGGAGTACAATTTGTCAATGGCATTGAAGAATCACGGATCGCCGCCTGA